CGCCTGCGTCGGTATCTGGGACGAGCTCGGCAAGAGGGGACTTACTCCCGAACTCATGAAGGGACTCAGAGAGAACCTCGGCAAATAAAATTTCCGCGGCGCTTTTAATTTAAAAAGACGATAAAGGCCGGATAAGGGGCGTTTTGCCCTTTATCCGGCCTTTCATCATCGGAGATGAATAAACGAAGATAGGATTTTCGCCGCGGCGCCGCCCTGTCATTAGACAGGCAAACGCGTCAAGAAAGGTCAGGTAAATGGTAAACTGGGATTTACTCGGTTGCAGGAGAAAAGGTAAATTGCGGTTTAGCGGGCACTCGCAAAAAACAATTTATCGATATTCAGCGATTGCGGTTTACGCTTTTAAAGGCCCCCTCGCCGAGGGGGCCAGGGAGCCAAATCAGTGTTTTTCTGATTTGTGCGAATCGGCTGGTAGTTACACCAGGGCTGGCTCGGCGGTGTTTTTCCGCCGAGACTGGAGGAGGCTTGACCTTGGGTTTTGTTTTGATTTTAGCCTTACCATCTTCCGCATCTTCCGCGGCTGTCGCCGCGGGCTCCGTTCGGCGCGAAAACCGCGCGCCAAACGGAGCAACACTCCTTCCGTCATGACGCGGAAAAACACCGCGTCATGCCACCTCCCTCGGCGAGGGAGGCTTTAAAGGCATAAATCGCTGTTTATCTTTTCCCTACAATCGCGTAAATCGGCGTTTAGACGTGCCGGATGCTAAATAACTTACCCTCTGAGTACCGGAGCCGTATTGGTCATACGGCGATTGCAAGGCAAAGTTTCCCGTCATTAGCGGGGAACTCTTTTCAAATTATCCACATTGCCGCGGCATGCGGGTGCGTTTGCCGCAGGACACTCAGAGGGCAAGTTATGACGCAGACGGCGCGTATAAACGCCGATTTACCCTCTGTTGACCTGTTGATGCGTCTGTCGAGGCTGTAAAGTTATTTTACTTGACACCAGTCGCTTCTTTTGTTATTATGCTCGGGTTGACTGGGGAGCGTGATTGTTGTGGCGGAAAAGGATTCTTTGGACCAGCGTATCAGGGACGGGCTTCTGCTCGACAATTACGGCGCGCTGCTCACCGGGAAGCAGCGGATGGCCTGCGCAATGATACTCCTGCAGGATCTCTCGCTCTCGGAGGCGGCGGAGACGCTCGGCGTTTCGCGGCAGGGCGTGCACGACCTCATCACGCGCGCGCGCGAACATATGGAGGGCTATGAAAGTTCTTTCGGCCTGATCGCGCGCCGTCAGCAGACGGACAAAATGGAGCAGATGCTTGAAGAGAACAGGGAGCGTCTGCCGGAAGATTTTTATACGACATTCAAAAAAATCCTTGAGGCGTAGGTGACGGCATGTTTGACTCATTGAAGGAACGTTTTGAAAATATATTTTCCAGCCTCCGCGGCAAGGGAAAACTTTCGGAAGAGGATATAAATCTCGCTCTGCGCGAAGTGCGCCGTGCCCTGCTTGAGGCCGACGTCAACTATAAGGTCGTAAAGGACGTCGTCGAGGCGATCCGGGCGCGCGCCACGGGACAGCAGGTCCTCGAGTCGATAACCCCGTCGCAGCTTATTTTCACGATAGTCTATGAAGAACTGATAAAGATAATGGGAGAGGCCCCCGCGCCGCTCGTCATCTCGCCGAAGCCGCCGACGGTATACATGATGGTCGGCCTTCAGGGTTCCGGTAAGACCACCACCACGGTAAAGATCGCGCGCCGGATGTCGAAGGGGCACAAGCCCCTCGTCGTCGCCTGCGACCTGCGCCGGCCGGCGGCCGTAGAGCAGCTGCGCGTGCTCGCGGAGAAGGCGAACATCCCCTTCTTCGGTCCCGAAGCCGGCGAGACCGACCCGGTGGCGGTCGCGCGCAAGTCGCGCGCATACGCGGAGTCGCGCCTCTGCGACATGATACTGCTGGACACCGCGGGACGGCTGCAGATGGACGACGAGCTCATGCACGAGCTCGAAGCCATGAAGGCGGCGACCGCTCCGACGGAAATACTGCTTGTAGTCGATTCGATGACCGGGCAGGAGGCTGTCAACGTCGCGGGAACCTTCCACGAGCGCCTCGGCCTCACCGGCGTCGTGCTGACGAAGCTCGACGGCGACGCGCGCGGCGGCCCCTCGCTTGCGGTGCGCGCCAGCACGGGCGTGCCGATAAAGCTTGCCGGCTGCGGTGAAAAGACGGAAGACCTTGAAGTATTTGACGCGCGCCGCATGGCGCAGCGCATCATCGGCATGGGGGATATGGAAGGGCTGCTGGAAAAGGTGCAGTCCGCCACCTCGGAGTCCGATATAGAGCGGATGACCGAGAGCCTCAAGAAGAACCGCTTCACACTTGAGGACATGCTGATGCAGCTGCAGCAGATAAAGAAGCTCGGCCCCCTGGAAAAGGTGCTTGAGATGCTCCCGATACCAGGCGCGAGCAAGGCGCTGAAAAACGCCGATCTGGACCCGAAACGCATGAAACAGACCGAGGCCGTCATCCTCTCGATGACGACAAAGGAACGCCGCAATCCCGAGATAATCAAGGGCAGCCGCCGTAAGCGGATAGCCCAGGGCTCGGGCACATCGGTGCAGATGGTGAACCAGGTGCTCGCGCAGTATGAACAGATGAAGGGCATGATGAAGACCTTCGGCAAGATGTCGGGGGGTAAGGGCGGATTCAAGATGCCTCCGGGAATGGGCGGCATGATGAAGGGCAAAAGAGGTTTTTTCCGCTGAACAAGGATTGACTCGGAGAATAAAATCCCCGTTTTCAATATAAAGCTTTAAGAGAAAATAACACAGGAGGTGTTAGCGCAAATGTCAGTTCGTATTCGTCTTTCCCGTCACGGGAAAAAGAAGGCTCCCTTCTATCGTCTGGTAGTGGCCGACTCTCATTCACCGAGAGACGGACGCTTCATCGAGATACTGGGCACATACAACCCGCTCATGGAGCCCGCGGAGATCAAAATAGACGCGGAACGTGCGGCCCACTGGCTGGCCAACGGAGCTTCTCCGTCGGACACAGCGAAGGTGCTGCTTAAAAAAGCGGGAATCATCGACGCTCCCGCAGCGGAATAGGTGGACGCAGGATATGGCAGACTATGTCGACCTCGTTGACCTGATAGTACGCCGGCTCGTCACCAAGCCAGAGGAGGTCTCCGTCGCGGAGGAACGCTCCGAGGCCGGCGCCATCCTTATCACGATAAGGGTGGCATCTGACGACATCGGCCGCGTAATCGGCAAGAAAGGTTCCACGATCAACGCCATCCGCCACGTAGCGAAGGCAGCTTCGATAAAGTCCGGCGAAAAGGTGGATGTTGATGTCAAAGAAGACTGAGGGGACCCCGGAGGATAGATGCGAAATCGGTAAGATCGTGGGAGTCCACGGCGTGCGCGGCGATATGCTGCTGCTGCCGCAGACGGACTTCCCCGAGCGGTTTCTGGGCATGAAAAAACTCGACGTGACAGTCGCGGGAAAGCCCATGCGCACCTTCAAGGTGAGCAGGATCGAGCCATACGAGGGAAAAAACACCTTCTTTCTTCGCCTTCAGGGCGTAGAGAGCCGCG
The window above is part of the Cloacibacillus evryensis DSM 19522 genome. Proteins encoded here:
- a CDS encoding sigma factor-like helix-turn-helix DNA-binding protein gives rise to the protein MAEKDSLDQRIRDGLLLDNYGALLTGKQRMACAMILLQDLSLSEAAETLGVSRQGVHDLITRAREHMEGYESSFGLIARRQQTDKMEQMLEENRERLPEDFYTTFKKILEA
- the ffh gene encoding signal recognition particle protein; translated protein: MFDSLKERFENIFSSLRGKGKLSEEDINLALREVRRALLEADVNYKVVKDVVEAIRARATGQQVLESITPSQLIFTIVYEELIKIMGEAPAPLVISPKPPTVYMMVGLQGSGKTTTTVKIARRMSKGHKPLVVACDLRRPAAVEQLRVLAEKANIPFFGPEAGETDPVAVARKSRAYAESRLCDMILLDTAGRLQMDDELMHELEAMKAATAPTEILLVVDSMTGQEAVNVAGTFHERLGLTGVVLTKLDGDARGGPSLAVRASTGVPIKLAGCGEKTEDLEVFDARRMAQRIIGMGDMEGLLEKVQSATSESDIERMTESLKKNRFTLEDMLMQLQQIKKLGPLEKVLEMLPIPGASKALKNADLDPKRMKQTEAVILSMTTKERRNPEIIKGSRRKRIAQGSGTSVQMVNQVLAQYEQMKGMMKTFGKMSGGKGGFKMPPGMGGMMKGKRGFFR
- the rpsP gene encoding 30S ribosomal protein S16; this translates as MSVRIRLSRHGKKKAPFYRLVVADSHSPRDGRFIEILGTYNPLMEPAEIKIDAERAAHWLANGASPSDTAKVLLKKAGIIDAPAAE
- a CDS encoding KH domain-containing protein, which translates into the protein MADYVDLVDLIVRRLVTKPEEVSVAEERSEAGAILITIRVASDDIGRVIGKKGSTINAIRHVAKAASIKSGEKVDVDVKED